From the genome of Bosea sp. Tri-49, one region includes:
- a CDS encoding sulfite exporter TauE/SafE family protein has translation MTFDLTFFAVMVPAVVLMGLSKGGFSGLGLLSLPLMALLVSPVQAAAIMLPILIIQDVVTVWSYRREFDRRNLATLLPGMLLGVLAGYLLAAKVSDAVVGLAVGVISIGFALRRLLAGKTAAQPVTQANYAAGTVWGVICGFTSMIAHAGGPPFQIYVMPQRLPPAVFVGTGALFFALMNWIKVLPYFVLGQFSSQNLLASAALAPVAILSTIAGVWLVRRVPAERFYTIIYWLLVAVGVKLVFDGLRPLFS, from the coding sequence ATGACCTTCGACCTCACCTTCTTCGCCGTCATGGTTCCCGCCGTCGTCCTGATGGGGCTGTCCAAGGGCGGCTTCTCGGGCCTCGGCCTGCTCTCGCTGCCGCTGATGGCGCTGCTCGTCTCGCCGGTGCAGGCAGCGGCGATCATGCTGCCGATCCTGATCATCCAGGACGTCGTCACCGTCTGGTCCTATCGCCGCGAGTTCGACCGCCGGAATCTCGCGACGCTACTGCCGGGCATGCTGCTCGGCGTGCTCGCCGGCTATCTGCTGGCGGCGAAGGTTTCCGATGCCGTCGTCGGCCTCGCAGTCGGAGTGATCTCGATCGGCTTCGCGCTGCGCCGGCTCCTCGCCGGCAAGACCGCGGCCCAGCCGGTTACGCAGGCGAACTATGCGGCCGGGACGGTCTGGGGCGTGATCTGTGGCTTCACCAGCATGATCGCCCATGCCGGAGGCCCGCCCTTCCAGATCTATGTGATGCCGCAGCGCCTGCCGCCGGCCGTCTTCGTCGGCACCGGCGCGCTGTTCTTCGCGCTGATGAACTGGATCAAGGTGCTGCCCTATTTCGTCCTCGGCCAGTTCAGCTCGCAGAACCTGCTGGCCTCGGCCGCGCTCGCGCCGGTCGCGATCCTTTCGACCATCGCCGGCGTCTGGCTGGTCCGACGTGTCCCGGCCGAGCGCTTCTACACCATCATCTACTGGCTGCTCGTCGCGGTCGGCGTGAAACTCGTCTTCGACGGCCTGCGTCCGCTCTTCAGCTGA